In Betta splendens chromosome 22, fBetSpl5.4, whole genome shotgun sequence, the following proteins share a genomic window:
- the fam98b gene encoding protein FAM98B: protein MECDILDSLEQLGYDGPLLEEKPLVRAAEGGLSSQEYVELCRWLATRLKPLCDLEGCIVSASDDTESLKFEMSGLLKELHCPYEETVSGILKGCAQTTKDHLKCLLFLSSELQAAQIVKSKRLTDQRRQESPANQQLTAICETLNLPEPGGQSAAAVFSQVQSKVDEKLKDLPNGSVGSPVLKKSLSNDQWEKLHNINTALSSEYECRRRMLIKRLDVTVQSFGWSDRAKVKVDSMARAYQPKRHTLKPQSIVDVGDLLAAREDICNVMKTSSGYSREKTACAVNKILMGRVPDRGGRPSEIEPPLPEMPPWQKRQDGGQGWGGRGGRRGGGWGQGRGGGGGGGSGGGGGWRGDGWNHGKHSGHGGKRGRYQY, encoded by the exons ATGGAATGCGACATCTTGGACTCGCTAGAGCAGCTCGG CTACGACgggcctctgctggaggagaagccgtTGGTCAGAGCCGCAGAGGGAGGCCTGTCCTCGCAGGAGTACGTGGAGCTGTGCCGGTGGCTGGCGACCAGGTTGAAGCCGCTGTGTGACCTAGAGGGATGCATTGTATCGGCTTCAG ACGACACGGAAAGCCTCAAGTTCGAAATGAGTGGTTTGTTGAAGGAGCTGCATTGTCCTTATGAAGAAACAGTTTCAGGGATTCTTAAGGGTTGTGCACAAACTACAAAAGATCATCTTAAGTGTCTCT TGTTTCTGAGCTCGGAGCTTCAGGCAGCTCAGATTGTGAAGAGCAAACGACTCACTGATCAACGGCGACAAGAGAGTCCTGCAAATCAGCAGCTTACAGCCATTTGTGAGACTCTGAATTTGCCTGAACCTGGGGGACAgagtgcagcagcagtgttctCCCAGGTGCAAAGCAAG GTTGATGAAAAACTTAAAGATCTTCCAAATGGCTCAGTTGGAAGCCCCGTGCTGAAGAAGTCTCTCAGTAATGACCAGTGG GAGAAGTTACACAACATCAACACGGCTCTGTCTTCCGAGTACGAGTGTCGGCGCAGGATGTTGATCAAACGCCTGGACGTCACCGTTCAGTCGTTTGGTTGGTCGGACCGAGCCAAG GTGAAGGTGGATAGCATGGCGAGGGCCTACCAGCCCAAGAGGCACACCCTGAAGCCACAGTCCATAGTGGATGTGGGAGATCTGCTTGCTGCCAGAGAAGATATCTGCAATGTGATGAAGACCAGCAGTGGCTACAGCAGGGAGAAGACCGCTTGTGCTGTCAACAAG ATCCTCATGGGAAGAGTGCCAGACCGAGGAGGACGTCCCTCAGAGATCGAACCCCCTCTTCCTGAGATGCCACCTTGGCAGAAAAGACAAGATGGAGGTCAAGgctggggaggaagaggaggacgaagaggcGGCGGATGGGGACAAGGAcgtggtggtggcggcggcgggggaagtggaggaggtggtggttggAGAGGAGATGGGTGGAACCATGGAAAACACAGTGGACACGGAGGAAAGCGAGGACGGTACCAGTATTAA